The following are from one region of the Candidatus Margulisiibacteriota bacterium genome:
- a CDS encoding serine/threonine protein kinase, producing the protein MSATHKHVVNETGPIEFGNFLLTQRLGQGGYGITFKALDMRDGRERVVKVPLRFDDFNFKALVEEGQKALVSGSLDGQVVTVKELGDVNGVPYISMRLIDGNNLYEILALNGGFLPQKRSLEIMIDLCDSVEHYHALGIIHRDIKPENVMIGHDGKVVLIDPGLCAVESEATGFAGTPLYFSPEQARGEQLTPRSEVFTLGVILLELLTGEHPFRSFDHSALIDAIQNNEPDYSLLPQRTKEQKQVLHVIRRALVKNPNKRPSSVAELRRQLEIISRKLP; encoded by the coding sequence ATGTCAGCCACCCATAAACACGTAGTTAACGAAACAGGTCCGATTGAATTCGGCAATTTTCTTTTGACGCAAAGGCTTGGCCAGGGGGGATATGGGATTACCTTTAAAGCGCTCGATATGAGAGACGGAAGAGAGCGGGTTGTTAAAGTCCCTTTAAGGTTTGATGACTTTAATTTTAAAGCGCTGGTTGAAGAGGGGCAAAAGGCGCTGGTCAGTGGCAGTCTTGACGGCCAGGTCGTTACGGTCAAAGAACTTGGCGATGTTAATGGGGTGCCGTACATTTCAATGCGACTTATTGATGGTAATAATCTTTATGAGATCCTGGCCTTGAACGGGGGATTTTTGCCGCAGAAACGAAGCCTTGAAATAATGATCGATCTTTGCGATTCGGTCGAACACTACCATGCGCTGGGGATCATCCACCGGGATATTAAGCCGGAGAATGTAATGATCGGCCATGATGGGAAAGTCGTTCTGATCGATCCCGGACTGTGTGCGGTCGAAAGCGAAGCGACCGGTTTTGCCGGGACGCCGCTCTATTTTTCCCCGGAGCAGGCGAGGGGGGAACAGCTTACCCCAAGGTCGGAAGTTTTTACGCTTGGCGTGATCTTGTTAGAATTGCTGACCGGGGAGCATCCGTTCAGATCATTTGATCATTCGGCCCTTATAGACGCGATCCAAAATAACGAGCCGGACTATAGTTTACTGCCTCAGCGGACCAAGGAACAAAAACAAGTGCTTCATGTTATCCGGCGGGCGCTGGTCAAAAATCCAAACAAACGGCCGAGTTCAGTGGCCGAACTGCGCCGCCAGCTGGAAATTATCTCAAGGAAATTGCCGTGA